From Ancylobacter pratisalsi, one genomic window encodes:
- a CDS encoding metallophosphoesterase family protein — protein MTAFRFIHSSDLHLGKRFGNIAEELRGRLREARHGALGRLAMQARTNGATTILLAGDTFDTETPAADVRRQALSEMGHHGSLRWVILPGNHDSLQASQLWNSLRSDAPENVALAIEPVAMPIAPGVMLLPAPCTTRRPGRDLTGWMDEAATPSGTIRIGLAHGAIRDFSEDGTVADVVPPDRARRSGIDYLALGDWHGAMKVDARTYYSGTPEPDRFKHDRPGQALVVCIDAAGAVPEVTPVETGSFAWRTVRIDLLSQDDATRRLEELLPAGPARRQTLMRVAAFGRASLSARIMLMDAIARATPEFAYLELDDAALATNCESEDLDLIDRAGALREAAEALRAESLDPARSLAERDVARAALMRLFSYAQHVAS, from the coding sequence ATGACCGCGTTTCGTTTCATCCACTCTAGCGACCTTCATTTGGGAAAGCGCTTCGGAAACATAGCCGAGGAGTTGCGCGGGCGTTTGCGCGAGGCGCGCCATGGGGCGCTCGGGCGACTAGCCATGCAAGCGCGCACGAATGGCGCGACGACAATCCTGCTGGCAGGTGACACTTTTGATACTGAAACACCCGCCGCTGATGTTCGCCGCCAGGCCTTGTCGGAAATGGGCCACCATGGTTCTCTCCGATGGGTGATCTTGCCGGGAAACCACGATTCGCTTCAGGCATCACAGCTCTGGAATTCACTGCGTTCAGACGCACCCGAGAATGTCGCCCTGGCGATTGAGCCAGTTGCTATGCCTATCGCTCCCGGTGTCATGCTCTTGCCGGCGCCGTGCACGACGCGGCGCCCCGGCCGTGACCTGACAGGATGGATGGATGAGGCGGCAACACCCTCGGGTACTATCCGCATAGGTCTGGCCCATGGTGCCATCCGCGATTTTTCTGAGGACGGTACGGTCGCCGATGTGGTTCCGCCCGATCGCGCGCGTCGGTCGGGCATCGACTATCTGGCGCTGGGCGATTGGCACGGCGCGATGAAGGTTGACGCGCGTACATATTACAGTGGAACACCCGAGCCCGATCGCTTCAAGCACGATAGGCCTGGTCAGGCTCTGGTGGTCTGCATCGACGCAGCAGGTGCCGTGCCAGAGGTGACACCTGTGGAGACCGGGAGCTTCGCGTGGCGTACGGTTCGGATTGACCTGTTGTCCCAGGACGATGCCACGCGGAGGCTCGAGGAACTGTTGCCAGCGGGGCCGGCGCGCCGGCAGACGCTTATGCGCGTCGCCGCCTTTGGCCGGGCGAGCCTTTCGGCCCGCATCATGCTGATGGATGCGATCGCGCGGGCGACGCCCGAGTTCGCTTATCTCGAACTTGATGATGCAGCACTTGCGACGAATTGCGAGAGCGAGGATCTTGACCTGATCGACCGAGCCGGCGCCTTGCGCGAGGCGGCCGAGGCGTTGCGCGCGGAAAGTCTCGACCCTGCCAGATCTCTCGCCGAGCGAGACGTTGCACGCGCCGCATTGATGCGGCTGTTCTCCTATGCCCAACACGTCGCCTCATGA
- a CDS encoding histidine kinase: MKTMLSAALLAASTLIATTGLASADDAKDCTDGVAMIKAEIAKAPPKSTLDKLNKALRGAQRELGEKEYDECLDFVRDAQKAVKK, translated from the coding sequence ATGAAGACCATGCTCTCGGCGGCCTTACTCGCGGCCAGCACTCTCATCGCAACGACGGGCCTTGCTTCCGCCGACGATGCGAAGGACTGCACTGACGGCGTTGCCATGATCAAGGCGGAGATTGCCAAGGCTCCCCCCAAGTCAACGCTCGACAAGCTGAACAAGGCACTCCGCGGCGCCCAACGCGAACTCGGCGAGAAAGAGTATGACGAATGCCTGGACTTCGTCCGTGACGCACAGAAGGCCGTAAAAAAATAG
- a CDS encoding DUF2934 domain-containing protein, whose product MGRIEQDVREAAYMTWIAEGRPEGSELAAWMQKHQLVKGEHAAAQEFSVPSAGPHARADLTNEDATPGTGILPPVGSDEDGNSQPTG is encoded by the coding sequence ATGGGACGAATCGAACAGGACGTGCGCGAGGCCGCCTACATGACATGGATCGCCGAAGGGCGTCCGGAAGGTTCGGAACTCGCAGCCTGGATGCAAAAGCATCAACTTGTGAAGGGCGAGCACGCCGCGGCCCAAGAATTCTCAGTGCCCAGTGCAGGCCCCCACGCCCGCGCTGATCTCACAAACGAGGATGCAACGCCGGGAACCGGCATCCTGCCTCCTGTGGGCAGTGATGAAGACGGCAATTCTCAACCGACGGGATGA
- the rpe gene encoding ribulose-phosphate 3-epimerase: protein MTLIAPSMLASDFSRLGDELRDVTAAGADWIHLDVMDGHFVPNITFGPDVIKAMRPHTDRTFDVHLMIEPVEPYIEAFAKAGADIITVQAEATHHLDRCLQLIRSLGKKAGVVLNPATPESAVAYVLDKVDLILAMTVNPGFGGQAFIHDVLPKVYRLRAMIGERPIHLEIDGGVNPQTGALCVAAGANVLVAGSAVFKDGVDGYRANIAAIRAAGERPAAAA, encoded by the coding sequence ATGACGCTCATCGCTCCTTCCATGCTCGCATCCGACTTTTCCCGTCTCGGCGATGAGCTTCGCGATGTTACTGCGGCTGGCGCGGACTGGATCCATCTCGATGTCATGGACGGCCACTTCGTGCCGAACATCACGTTCGGCCCCGATGTGATCAAGGCCATGCGCCCGCACACCGACCGGACATTCGACGTCCATCTGATGATCGAACCGGTCGAGCCGTATATCGAGGCATTCGCCAAGGCCGGCGCGGATATCATCACCGTGCAGGCGGAAGCCACGCATCACCTGGATCGCTGCCTCCAGCTCATTCGCTCGCTGGGCAAGAAGGCAGGCGTGGTGCTGAACCCGGCGACGCCCGAGAGCGCGGTGGCCTACGTTCTTGACAAGGTCGATCTCATTCTCGCCATGACCGTCAATCCCGGCTTTGGCGGGCAGGCCTTCATCCATGACGTACTGCCCAAGGTCTATCGCCTGCGGGCCATGATCGGTGAACGCCCGATCCACCTGGAAATCGATGGTGGGGTCAATCCTCAAACCGGAGCGCTCTGCGTCGCGGCCGGGGCGAATGTGCTGGTGGCGGGGTCGGCGGTGTTCAAGGATGGCGTCGATGGCTATCGCGCCAACATCGCGGCCATACGCGCCGCGGGCGAGCGACCCGCCGCAGCGGCATAG
- the cbbX gene encoding CbbX protein has product MDAIIDMPPTATTTAGDEAIDLQAEFTQSGLAQVLGELDADLVGLGPVKKRLREIGSLLLVDRARAHFGLQAVSPTLHMSFTGNPGTGKTTVALRMAEILHRLGYVRKGHLVTVTRDDLVGQYIGHTAPKTKEVLKRAMGGVLFIDEAYYLYRPENERDYGQEAIEILLQVMENQRDDLVVILAGYGDRMERFFTANPGFRSRVAHHIDFPDYTGEELEAIGGRILDAMNYTLSPAAEEAFHRYVGLRMDQLHFANGRSIRNALDRARLRQANRLFASARPVTARDLTTIEAEDILASRVFSGGIDSYPPLPST; this is encoded by the coding sequence ATGGATGCCATCATCGACATGCCGCCGACCGCCACCACCACGGCGGGAGACGAGGCGATCGACCTTCAGGCCGAATTCACGCAGAGCGGGCTGGCACAGGTGCTGGGTGAACTCGATGCCGACCTCGTTGGTCTCGGCCCGGTAAAGAAGCGGCTGAGGGAAATCGGCTCGCTTCTTCTCGTGGATCGCGCCCGCGCCCATTTCGGCCTGCAGGCGGTGAGCCCGACGCTCCACATGAGCTTCACCGGCAATCCCGGGACCGGCAAGACTACGGTTGCCCTGCGCATGGCCGAAATCCTTCATCGGCTGGGCTATGTGCGCAAGGGACACCTCGTCACGGTAACGCGCGATGATCTTGTCGGTCAGTACATCGGCCACACCGCGCCAAAGACCAAGGAAGTGCTGAAACGCGCCATGGGTGGCGTGCTGTTCATCGACGAGGCCTACTATCTGTATCGTCCCGAGAACGAACGCGACTACGGGCAGGAGGCGATCGAGATCCTGCTTCAGGTGATGGAGAACCAGCGCGACGATCTTGTCGTCATCCTCGCCGGCTATGGCGACCGGATGGAGCGCTTCTTCACCGCGAATCCCGGCTTTCGTTCGCGCGTCGCCCACCACATCGACTTTCCCGACTACACGGGCGAGGAACTCGAAGCGATCGGCGGTCGCATTCTCGATGCCATGAACTACACGCTCAGTCCGGCCGCCGAAGAAGCCTTCCATCGTTATGTCGGGCTGCGCATGGATCAGCTCCATTTCGCCAATGGTCGCTCGATCCGCAACGCGCTGGACCGCGCGCGATTGCGCCAGGCCAACCGTCTGTTCGCCAGCGCGCGCCCGGTCACTGCGCGCGACCTGACGACCATCGAAGCCGAAGACATTCTCGCCAGCCGGGTGTTCTCCGGGGGCATCGACAGCTATCCGCCGCTGCCCTCGACGTGA
- a CDS encoding ribulose bisphosphate carboxylase small subunit: protein MRITQGAFSFLPDLTDEQIGKQAQYCIDQGWAVNIEFTDDPHPRNTYWEMWGMPMFDVRDAAGVMFELNECRKAYAGRYYIRMSAFDPTHGWESLRLSFISDRPAAEPGFSLDRQEIDGRSIRYTTRAYATERPEGARY, encoded by the coding sequence ATGCGCATCACTCAGGGAGCCTTCTCCTTCCTGCCGGACCTCACGGACGAGCAGATCGGCAAGCAGGCCCAGTACTGCATCGACCAGGGCTGGGCGGTGAACATCGAGTTCACCGACGATCCTCATCCCCGCAACACCTATTGGGAAATGTGGGGCATGCCGATGTTCGACGTGCGTGACGCCGCCGGCGTCATGTTCGAGCTGAACGAGTGCCGCAAGGCCTATGCCGGCCGGTACTACATCCGCATGAGCGCGTTCGATCCCACCCATGGTTGGGAATCGCTGCGCTTGTCCTTCATCAGCGATCGGCCCGCCGCCGAGCCTGGTTTCTCACTCGACCGGCAGGAAATCGACGGCCGGTCCATCCGCTACACGACGCGCGCCTATGCGACCGAACGCCCGGAGGGCGCGCGTTACTGA
- a CDS encoding form I ribulose bisphosphate carboxylase large subunit, protein MNAIDKTTSAEKPRSRYSAGVMEYRKMGYWQPDYEPKDTDVIALFRVTPQDGVDPIEASAAVAGESSTATWTVVWTDRLTACDKYRAKCYRVDPVPNSPGSWFAYIAYDLDLFEPGSISNLSASIIGNVFGFKPLKALRLEDMRLPVAYVKTFDGPATGIVVERERLDKFGRPLLGATVKPKLGLSGRNYGRVVYEALKGGLDFTKDDENINSQPFMHWRERFLYCMEAVNKAQASTGEIKGTYLNVTAGTMEDMYERADFAKSLGSNIVMIDLVIGYTAIQSMAKWARRNDMILHLHRAGHSTYTRQKSHGVSFRVIAKWMRLAGVDHIHAGTVVGKLEGDPHTTKGYYDICREDFVPQNLAHGVFFDQPWASTRKLMPVASGGIHAGQMHQLIDLLGEDVVLQFGGGTIGHPMGIQAGATANRVALEAMILARNEGREILHEGPEILKEAARHCLPLKQALETWKDVTFNYTSTDTPDFVPQATAAE, encoded by the coding sequence ATGAACGCGATCGACAAGACCACATCCGCTGAAAAGCCTCGCAGCCGCTACAGCGCCGGCGTGATGGAATATCGCAAGATGGGCTACTGGCAGCCCGACTACGAGCCCAAGGACACCGATGTCATCGCCCTGTTCCGCGTCACCCCGCAGGACGGCGTCGATCCCATCGAGGCCTCGGCCGCAGTTGCCGGCGAGAGCTCGACGGCGACATGGACGGTGGTGTGGACCGACCGTCTGACCGCCTGCGACAAGTACCGGGCGAAGTGCTACCGCGTCGATCCGGTGCCGAATTCCCCCGGCTCCTGGTTCGCCTATATCGCCTACGATCTCGACCTGTTCGAGCCGGGCTCGATCTCCAACCTGTCGGCCTCGATCATCGGCAACGTGTTCGGCTTCAAGCCGCTCAAGGCGCTGCGCCTTGAGGACATGCGCCTGCCGGTCGCCTATGTGAAGACCTTCGATGGGCCCGCTACCGGCATCGTGGTGGAGCGTGAGCGACTCGACAAGTTCGGTCGTCCCCTGCTTGGCGCCACCGTGAAGCCCAAGCTCGGCCTGTCCGGCCGCAACTATGGCCGTGTGGTCTACGAAGCGTTGAAGGGCGGCCTCGACTTCACCAAGGACGACGAGAACATCAACTCGCAGCCCTTCATGCACTGGCGCGAGCGCTTCCTGTACTGCATGGAGGCGGTCAACAAGGCGCAGGCTTCGACCGGCGAGATCAAGGGCACCTACCTCAACGTGACCGCCGGCACGATGGAGGACATGTACGAGCGCGCCGACTTCGCCAAGAGTCTCGGGTCGAACATCGTCATGATCGACCTTGTCATCGGCTACACCGCGATCCAGTCCATGGCGAAGTGGGCACGTCGCAATGATATGATCCTTCACCTGCACCGTGCCGGGCACTCGACCTACACACGGCAGAAGTCGCATGGCGTTTCGTTCCGCGTCATCGCCAAGTGGATGCGCCTCGCCGGTGTCGACCACATCCACGCCGGCACCGTGGTGGGCAAGCTCGAGGGCGACCCCCACACCACCAAGGGCTACTACGATATCTGTCGCGAGGATTTCGTCCCGCAGAACCTCGCCCACGGCGTGTTCTTCGATCAGCCCTGGGCCTCGACCCGCAAGTTGATGCCGGTTGCTTCCGGCGGCATCCACGCCGGCCAGATGCACCAGCTCATCGATCTGCTCGGCGAGGATGTCGTGCTGCAGTTCGGTGGCGGCACCATCGGCCACCCGATGGGCATCCAGGCGGGTGCGACCGCAAACCGCGTGGCGCTTGAGGCGATGATTCTGGCCCGAAATGAGGGCCGCGAGATCCTCCATGAGGGCCCGGAAATCCTGAAGGAAGCCGCCCGCCACTGCCTGCCGCTGAAGCAGGCGCTGGAGACGTGGAAGGACGTGACCTTCAACTACACCTCGACCGACACGCCCGACTTCGTGCCGCAGGCAACCGCGGCCGAGTGA
- the fba gene encoding class II fructose-bisphosphate aldolase (catalyzes the reversible aldol condensation of dihydroxyacetonephosphate and glyceraldehyde 3-phosphate in the Calvin cycle, glycolysis, and/or gluconeogenesis): MARITLRQLLDHAAEFSYGVPAFNINNMEQGIAIMEAAQAVDAPVIMQVSRGARSYAGDIMLSRMIDALTEMYPSIPVCMHQDHGNNEATCLSAIQHGFTSVMMDGSLKEDAKTPADYDYNVAITRRVVDAAHWVGASVEGELGVLGSLEHGAGEQEDGHGAEGELSHEQLLTDPDQAVDFVAATRVDALAIAMGTSHGAYKFSRKPDGDILAMRVIEEIHRRLPGVHLVMHGSSSVPQALQDLFNASGGEMPQTWGVPVEEIVRGIRHGVRKVNIDTDCRLAMTAQFRKVAQGSKAEFDPRKFLKPAMDEMQQLCRDRFEQFGTAGNASKIKVLPLAAMAKRYASGALDPVIGSARVAAE, encoded by the coding sequence CGTGCCCGCCTTCAACATCAACAACATGGAGCAGGGCATCGCCATCATGGAAGCGGCGCAGGCGGTCGATGCTCCCGTCATCATGCAGGTCAGCCGCGGCGCGCGCTCCTATGCCGGCGATATCATGCTGTCGCGGATGATCGACGCCCTGACCGAGATGTATCCCTCGATCCCGGTCTGCATGCATCAGGATCACGGAAACAACGAGGCGACCTGTCTTTCCGCGATCCAGCACGGCTTCACCTCGGTGATGATGGACGGCTCGCTGAAGGAGGACGCCAAGACCCCGGCCGACTACGACTACAACGTCGCCATCACTCGCCGCGTGGTGGACGCCGCGCACTGGGTTGGCGCTTCGGTCGAGGGCGAACTCGGCGTCCTTGGCTCGCTGGAGCACGGCGCCGGTGAGCAGGAGGATGGTCACGGCGCGGAGGGCGAGCTCTCCCATGAGCAGTTGCTGACCGATCCCGACCAGGCGGTGGACTTCGTCGCCGCGACCCGGGTCGACGCCCTCGCCATCGCGATGGGCACTTCGCACGGTGCCTACAAATTCTCGCGCAAGCCCGACGGCGACATCCTCGCCATGCGTGTGATCGAGGAGATCCACCGCCGGCTACCCGGCGTGCACCTTGTCATGCACGGTTCATCCTCGGTGCCGCAGGCCTTGCAGGACCTGTTCAATGCCTCCGGCGGCGAGATGCCCCAGACCTGGGGCGTGCCGGTCGAGGAGATCGTGCGCGGCATCCGGCATGGCGTGCGCAAGGTGAATATCGACACCGATTGCCGTCTGGCCATGACCGCACAGTTCCGGAAGGTCGCTCAAGGGTCGAAGGCGGAGTTCGATCCCCGCAAGTTCCTGAAGCCCGCAATGGACGAGATGCAACAGCTCTGCCGGGACCGGTTCGAACAGTTCGGTACCGCCGGGAACGCCTCGAAAATAAAGGTTTTGCCGCTGGCCGCCATGGCCAAGCGCTACGCCAGCGGTGCGCTCGATCCGGTGATCGGCAGCGCCCGGGTCGCGGCGGAATAG